A genomic window from Cryobacterium sp. SO2 includes:
- a CDS encoding septum formation family protein — translation MFRTTSRLTVILAAAAFSAGALALSGCSAITDLFPKEAARDADTQEISEAGEADVFSLAVGDCFNDQDAEEIDSVQAIPCSEAHDYEAYFAFDVSAEETYPGDEVISQAAEDGCVAEFPTFVGMSYEESTLDFNYLSPTEGSWENGDHEILCIVMGPEKTTGSLAGVAL, via the coding sequence ATGTTCCGCACCACCTCCCGTCTGACCGTCATCCTCGCCGCTGCCGCCTTCTCGGCGGGCGCCCTGGCCCTGTCGGGCTGCAGCGCGATCACCGACCTCTTCCCCAAGGAAGCCGCGCGGGACGCCGACACGCAGGAGATCAGCGAGGCCGGCGAGGCCGATGTCTTCTCGCTGGCAGTCGGCGACTGCTTCAACGACCAGGACGCAGAGGAGATCGACAGCGTCCAGGCCATCCCGTGCTCGGAGGCCCACGACTACGAGGCCTATTTCGCGTTCGACGTGAGCGCCGAGGAGACCTACCCCGGTGACGAGGTCATCAGCCAGGCGGCCGAGGACGGCTGCGTCGCGGAGTTCCCCACCTTCGTGGGCATGTCGTATGAGGAATCGACACTGGACTTCAACTACCTCTCCCCCACCGAGGGCAGCTGGGAAAACGGCGATCACGAGATCCTCTGCATCGTGATGGGCCCGGAGAAGACCACCGGGTCGCTCGCCGGCGTCGCCCTCTAA
- the kdpF gene encoding K(+)-transporting ATPase subunit F has translation MIVFDIIAAVLAVAALGYLVLALVKPERF, from the coding sequence GTGATCGTGTTCGACATCATCGCCGCCGTTCTCGCCGTGGCCGCGCTGGGCTACCTGGTGCTGGCCCTCGTGAAACCGGAGCGGTTCTAG
- the kdpA gene encoding potassium-transporting ATPase subunit KdpA: protein MALWLGILQALTLVAVLVVIYRPLGDYMATIYTSHRDLRIERGFYRLIGVDARGQQTWAAYLRSVLAFSAVGVLFVYAIQRAQAVLPYSLGFPAVPEGLSFNTAVSFVTNTNWQSYSPDVTMGYTVQILGLAVQNFVSSAVGIAVAVALVRGLTLRRSGTIGNFWVDLTRGVLRLLLPLSVIAAIVLLAGGVIQNFTGFTDVTTLSGATQSIPGGPAASQEAIKMLGTNGGGFFNANSAHPFENPTGWTNMFQIILMLAIPFSLPRTFGTMVGDKKQGYTILATMATIFVISLTALTIFELGGAGTAPGLAGGAMEGKETRFGIIGSALFGTASTLTSTGAVNSMHDSFTSLGGMMPMLNMMLGEVAPGGTGSGLYGMLILAVIAVFVAGLLVGRTPEYLGKKIGPREIKLASLYILVTPTLVLLGTALSFAIPAVRADVEATSIWNPGLHGLSEVLYAFTSAANNNGSAFAGLTANTPWFNTALGVAMLLGRFLPIVFVLALAGSFAAQDKVPATAGTLPTNRPQFVGLLIGVTLIITALTYFPVLALGPLAEGLQ, encoded by the coding sequence GTGGCGCTCTGGCTGGGCATCCTGCAGGCCCTCACCCTCGTCGCCGTGCTCGTGGTGATCTACCGTCCCCTCGGTGACTACATGGCCACCATCTACACATCACATCGCGACCTGCGCATCGAACGCGGTTTCTACAGGCTGATCGGGGTGGACGCCCGCGGCCAGCAGACCTGGGCGGCCTACCTGCGCAGCGTGCTCGCGTTCTCAGCCGTCGGAGTGCTGTTCGTCTATGCGATCCAGCGGGCCCAGGCCGTGCTGCCGTACTCGCTGGGTTTCCCGGCGGTGCCGGAGGGACTCTCGTTCAACACCGCGGTGTCGTTCGTCACCAACACCAACTGGCAGTCATACTCCCCCGACGTGACCATGGGTTACACGGTGCAGATCCTCGGTCTCGCGGTGCAGAACTTCGTCTCCTCCGCCGTGGGTATCGCCGTGGCCGTCGCCCTGGTGCGCGGCCTGACGCTGCGCCGCTCCGGCACCATCGGCAACTTCTGGGTGGACCTCACCCGTGGGGTGCTGCGCCTGCTGCTGCCGCTCTCGGTCATCGCCGCGATCGTGCTCCTGGCCGGCGGCGTCATCCAGAACTTCACCGGGTTCACCGACGTGACCACACTGAGCGGCGCCACCCAGTCGATCCCGGGCGGTCCGGCAGCCTCCCAGGAGGCGATCAAGATGCTCGGCACCAACGGTGGCGGCTTCTTCAACGCCAACTCGGCGCATCCGTTCGAGAACCCGACCGGCTGGACCAACATGTTCCAGATCATCCTGATGCTCGCCATCCCGTTCAGCCTGCCGCGCACCTTCGGCACCATGGTCGGCGACAAGAAGCAGGGCTACACGATCCTGGCGACCATGGCCACGATCTTCGTGATCTCGCTCACCGCGCTCACGATCTTCGAACTGGGCGGCGCCGGCACCGCCCCTGGCCTGGCTGGCGGCGCGATGGAGGGCAAGGAGACCCGGTTCGGCATCATCGGCTCCGCCCTGTTCGGAACCGCGTCCACTCTCACCTCCACCGGTGCGGTCAACTCGATGCACGACTCGTTCACGTCGCTCGGCGGCATGATGCCGATGCTCAACATGATGCTCGGCGAGGTCGCACCCGGCGGCACTGGCTCCGGCCTCTACGGCATGCTCATCCTCGCGGTGATCGCCGTGTTCGTGGCCGGCCTGCTCGTGGGCCGCACCCCGGAGTACCTGGGCAAGAAGATCGGGCCGCGCGAGATCAAGCTCGCGAGCCTCTACATCCTGGTCACCCCCACCCTGGTGCTTCTCGGCACCGCGCTGAGCTTCGCGATTCCCGCGGTGCGAGCGGATGTTGAGGCCACGTCGATCTGGAACCCCGGCCTGCACGGGCTCTCCGAGGTGCTCTACGCCTTCACGTCGGCGGCCAACAACAACGGATCGGCGTTCGCCGGGCTCACCGCCAACACGCCGTGGTTCAACACGGCGCTCGGCGTGGCCATGCTGCTCGGCCGGTTCCTGCCGATCGTGTTCGTGCTGGCCCTGGCCGGGTCGTTCGCGGCGCAGGACAAGGTACCCGCAACAGCGGGCACGCTGCCCACCAACCGGCCCCAGTTCGTGGGCTTGCTCATCGGCGTGACCCTCATCATCACCGCACTCACCTATTTCCCCGTACTCGCGCTGGGTCCCCTAGCGGAAGGGCTGCAGTAA
- the kdpC gene encoding potassium-transporting ATPase subunit KdpC, with protein sequence MSASRPRTGPLTRPYWVALRAMLIFTVVLGIAYPLTITLVGQVAMPAQANGSLITDSSGTVVGSSLIGQSFTDTDGAALPEWFQSRPSAAGDGYDASASSGSNWGPENADLIQAIGDRQAAISELDGVPVDEIPADAVTASASGLDPHISPAYALLQVKRVAAARDLPEADVRALVDAAEQSPDLGYLGEPTVNVLNLNIALAQLEANR encoded by the coding sequence ATGAGCGCATCCCGCCCCCGCACCGGCCCCCTCACCCGGCCATACTGGGTGGCCCTGAGGGCCATGCTCATCTTCACCGTGGTGCTCGGCATCGCCTACCCGCTGACCATCACCCTGGTCGGCCAGGTGGCGATGCCCGCCCAGGCCAACGGCTCACTGATCACCGACAGCAGCGGCACCGTGGTCGGGTCCAGCCTCATCGGGCAGTCCTTCACGGATACCGACGGTGCTGCCCTGCCCGAATGGTTCCAGTCCCGCCCCTCCGCGGCCGGCGACGGCTACGATGCGAGCGCCTCCAGCGGCAGCAACTGGGGCCCGGAGAACGCCGACCTGATCCAGGCCATCGGCGACCGTCAGGCCGCGATCAGCGAGCTCGACGGTGTGCCGGTGGACGAGATTCCCGCCGATGCCGTCACCGCGTCGGCCTCCGGGCTCGACCCGCACATCAGCCCGGCCTACGCCCTGCTGCAGGTGAAGCGCGTCGCTGCCGCCCGCGACCTGCCCGAGGCCGACGTGCGCGCGCTGGTGGACGCGGCCGAACAGAGCCCCGATCTGGGGTATCTCGGCGAACCCACGGTGAATGTGCTCAACTTGAACATCGCACTCGCACAGCTCGAGGCGAACAGGTGA
- the kdpB gene encoding potassium-transporting ATPase subunit KdpB translates to MTTLLDTPTTPTGDHHSAPKKAISAAQLVAALPGAVKKLDPRLMWRNPVMFIVEIGAVLTTLLAIFEPFLGGPADSGGSTVPGSFTIGIAVWLWLTVVFANLAESVAEGRGKAQADSLRQTRTSTSATQVLDYNAETNPGAEGARVQTISSADLTLGDTVIVVAGELVPGDGDIVWGIASIDESAITGESAPVVRESGGDRSAVTGGTRVLSDRIVVRITSKPGETFVDRMIALVEGAARQKTPNELALNILLASLSIVFLVVVLTLNPIASYSAATVSLPVLIALLVCLIPTTIGALLSAIGIAGMDRLVQRNVLAMSGRAVEAAGDVTILLLDKTGTITYGNRQAREFAPLTGISEDQLVRAAALSSLSDPTPEGKSIVDLAAERGFHRPESLVGDVVPFTAQTRMSGIDLAEGGQIRKGAGSAVLAWVGEAGPVLESVLAELTEEVERISRLGGTPLVVATGASATGNRPGERSVLGVVYLKDIVKEGIKERFAELRAMGIRTIMVTGDNALTATTIAAEAGVDDFLAEATPEDKLALIRREQEGGNLVAMTGDGTNDAPALAQADVGVAMNTGTSAAKEAGNMVDLDSDPTKLIDIVRIGKQLLITRGALTTFSIANDIAKYFAIIPAMFAGVFPGLAVLNIMQLSSPASAILSAIIFNAIIIVVLIPLALRGVKYRAASAASVLGRNLLIYGLGGVIAPFLGIKLIDLVVSLLPGF, encoded by the coding sequence ATGACCACTCTCCTCGACACCCCCACCACGCCGACCGGCGACCACCATTCGGCCCCGAAGAAGGCGATCAGCGCCGCCCAGCTCGTGGCCGCACTGCCCGGCGCCGTGAAGAAGCTCGATCCGCGCCTGATGTGGCGCAACCCCGTCATGTTCATTGTCGAGATCGGCGCGGTGCTCACCACGCTGCTCGCGATCTTCGAACCGTTTCTCGGCGGACCGGCAGACTCGGGCGGAAGCACAGTGCCCGGGTCCTTCACCATCGGCATCGCGGTATGGCTCTGGCTCACCGTGGTCTTCGCCAATCTGGCCGAGTCCGTGGCCGAGGGGCGCGGAAAGGCCCAGGCCGACAGCCTGCGCCAGACCCGTACCAGCACCAGCGCCACCCAGGTGCTGGACTACAACGCCGAGACCAACCCGGGCGCAGAAGGCGCCAGGGTGCAGACGATCTCGTCGGCCGACCTCACCCTCGGGGACACCGTGATCGTCGTGGCCGGGGAACTCGTGCCCGGCGACGGCGACATCGTGTGGGGCATCGCCTCGATCGACGAGTCCGCGATCACCGGTGAATCCGCGCCCGTGGTGCGGGAGTCCGGCGGCGACCGCAGCGCCGTCACCGGCGGCACCCGGGTGCTCTCCGACCGCATCGTGGTGCGCATCACGAGCAAACCCGGCGAGACCTTCGTGGACCGCATGATCGCCCTCGTCGAGGGCGCGGCCCGGCAGAAGACACCCAACGAGCTGGCACTGAACATCCTGCTGGCCAGCCTGTCGATCGTGTTCCTGGTGGTGGTGCTCACCCTCAACCCGATCGCGAGCTACTCCGCCGCCACCGTGAGCCTGCCCGTGCTGATCGCCCTGCTGGTCTGCCTCATCCCCACCACCATCGGCGCGCTGCTCTCGGCGATCGGTATCGCCGGCATGGACCGGCTCGTGCAGCGGAACGTCCTGGCCATGTCTGGTCGCGCGGTCGAAGCCGCCGGCGACGTCACCATCCTGCTACTCGACAAGACCGGCACCATCACCTACGGCAACCGGCAGGCCCGCGAGTTCGCGCCGCTGACCGGGATCTCCGAAGACCAGCTGGTGCGTGCCGCCGCGCTCTCGTCGCTGAGCGACCCCACCCCGGAGGGCAAGTCGATCGTCGACCTGGCCGCCGAGCGGGGCTTCCACCGCCCGGAGAGCCTGGTCGGCGACGTCGTACCGTTCACGGCACAGACCCGCATGAGCGGCATCGACCTGGCCGAGGGCGGGCAGATCCGCAAGGGCGCCGGCTCCGCCGTGCTGGCCTGGGTGGGCGAAGCCGGTCCGGTGCTGGAGTCCGTACTGGCCGAGCTGACCGAAGAAGTGGAGCGCATCTCCCGGCTGGGCGGCACCCCGCTGGTCGTTGCCACCGGCGCATCCGCTACCGGCAACCGCCCCGGCGAACGCTCAGTGCTCGGCGTGGTCTACCTCAAGGACATCGTCAAGGAGGGCATCAAGGAGCGCTTCGCCGAGCTCCGCGCGATGGGCATTCGCACCATCATGGTCACCGGCGACAACGCCCTCACGGCCACCACCATCGCGGCCGAGGCCGGCGTCGACGACTTCCTCGCCGAGGCCACCCCGGAGGACAAGCTCGCGCTCATCCGCCGGGAGCAGGAGGGCGGCAACCTCGTGGCGATGACCGGCGACGGCACCAACGACGCCCCGGCCCTGGCCCAGGCCGATGTGGGCGTGGCGATGAACACCGGCACCTCGGCCGCGAAGGAGGCCGGCAACATGGTCGACCTCGACTCCGACCCCACCAAGCTGATCGACATCGTGCGGATCGGCAAGCAGCTGCTGATCACCCGCGGTGCTCTCACCACCTTCTCGATCGCCAACGATATCGCCAAGTACTTCGCCATCATCCCGGCCATGTTCGCCGGGGTGTTCCCGGGCCTCGCGGTGCTGAACATCATGCAGCTGAGCTCGCCGGCGTCGGCGATCCTGTCGGCGATCATCTTCAACGCCATCATCATCGTGGTGCTGATTCCGCTGGCCCTGCGCGGAGTGAAGTACCGCGCGGCGAGCGCCGCCAGCGTTCTCGGCCGCAACCTGCTCATCTACGGGCTCGGCGGCGTGATCGCCCCGTTCCTGGGCATCAAGCTGATCGACCTCGTCGTGTCGCTGCTCCCCGGGTTCTAA
- a CDS encoding DNA starvation/stationary phase protection protein, whose protein sequence is MKASAELGSNLQSVLVDLIELHVQGKQAHWSVVGKNFRDLHLQLDEIIDDARTFTDELAERMRALDALPDGRTETVTKTTHLPKFPAGEVDTTETVGLVTALLTATVDNIRDVHEAVDEEDPASADILNGFILKLEQYIWMVSAEDRKPRKPTAKDSTRPVGKA, encoded by the coding sequence ATGAAGGCATCCGCAGAGCTCGGCAGCAACCTCCAGTCCGTCCTCGTCGACCTGATCGAGCTGCACGTTCAGGGTAAGCAGGCGCACTGGAGCGTGGTGGGCAAGAACTTCCGCGACCTGCATCTGCAGCTCGACGAGATCATCGATGACGCCCGAACCTTCACCGACGAGCTGGCCGAGCGGATGCGCGCGCTCGACGCCCTGCCCGACGGACGCACCGAGACCGTCACCAAGACCACGCACCTGCCGAAGTTCCCCGCCGGCGAGGTCGACACCACCGAAACGGTGGGTCTGGTCACGGCCCTGCTCACCGCCACGGTCGACAACATCCGCGACGTGCACGAGGCTGTCGATGAAGAAGACCCGGCCAGCGCCGATATCTTGAACGGTTTCATTCTGAAGCTCGAGCAGTACATCTGGATGGTCAGCGCGGAGGACCGGAAGCCCCGCAAGCCCACCGCGAAGGATTCGACCCGTCCGGTCGGCAAGGCCTAA
- the glgX gene encoding glycogen debranching protein GlgX, which produces MTAAAPRSLPYPLGATLVGGGVDMAVYSETADRIEFCVFDDDGTETRTALTERTGHVFHGLVPGAGVGTRYGLRVHGPWDPANGLRHNAHKLLLDPHATAVTGDYAWGQEVFGHDQQNPDKLDPSDSAGRTPLCVITDPAFDWAGDTAPLTPLTDTVIYEVHVKGFTQTHPDVPEDIRGSYAGLASPAAIKHFTDLGVTAVELLPTQQFVQDSHLEEKGLRNYWGYNTIGFFAPHGDYAAAGDGGGQVAEFKAMVQALHAAGLEVILDVVYNHTAEGNHMGPTLSFKGIDNEAYYRLVDGDRGNYFDTTGTGNSVNVSHPAALGLIMDSLRYWVTEMHVDGFRFDLATTLTRQGGDAELHSAFLTLIQQDPVLAPVKMIAEPWDTAGYQVGGFPADWSEWNGKFRDDVRGFWHGNAALLSTLSQRVLGSPDVYEADRRSPLSSVNFITAHDGFTLADLTMYDEKHNEANGEDNNDGESDNQSTNNGVEGPTDDAEVNERRDRMRRNLLATLLLSAGVPMILGGDELGRSQGGNNNAYCQDDEISWFDWANTDTDLLAFTRTLLELRRENPALRPAWFRQAPDADAQDTVRVLRADAAEFTATDWTDDDAHAITFVLEHAGEDAFALLLNAAANGVEFTIPAAPNAEWELAASSDPGQQVTAPVCTLIVRDGSFTLLRSRA; this is translated from the coding sequence ATGACTGCCGCAGCGCCCCGTTCCCTGCCCTACCCGTTGGGTGCCACTCTCGTCGGCGGAGGCGTCGACATGGCGGTGTATTCCGAAACGGCCGACCGCATCGAGTTCTGCGTGTTCGACGACGACGGCACCGAAACGCGCACTGCTCTCACCGAGCGCACCGGGCACGTTTTCCACGGCCTCGTGCCGGGAGCCGGTGTCGGCACCCGCTACGGCCTGCGGGTACACGGCCCGTGGGATCCGGCGAACGGCCTGCGGCACAACGCCCACAAGCTGCTGCTCGACCCGCACGCCACCGCCGTCACCGGCGACTACGCCTGGGGCCAGGAGGTTTTCGGCCATGATCAGCAGAATCCCGACAAGCTGGACCCGAGCGACTCGGCCGGACGCACGCCGCTCTGCGTGATCACCGACCCCGCGTTCGACTGGGCCGGCGACACCGCCCCGCTGACCCCGCTGACCGACACCGTGATCTACGAGGTGCATGTGAAGGGTTTCACCCAGACACACCCAGACGTGCCCGAGGACATCCGCGGGAGCTACGCGGGGCTGGCCAGCCCGGCCGCCATCAAGCACTTCACCGATCTCGGTGTCACCGCGGTCGAGTTGCTCCCCACCCAGCAGTTCGTGCAGGACAGCCATCTCGAGGAGAAGGGCCTGCGCAACTACTGGGGCTACAACACCATCGGCTTCTTCGCGCCGCACGGCGACTACGCCGCGGCCGGAGACGGCGGCGGCCAGGTCGCCGAGTTCAAGGCCATGGTGCAGGCACTGCACGCCGCGGGACTCGAGGTCATCCTCGATGTTGTGTACAACCACACGGCCGAGGGCAACCATATGGGCCCCACCCTGTCGTTCAAGGGCATCGACAACGAGGCGTACTACCGGCTGGTGGACGGCGACCGCGGCAACTACTTCGACACCACCGGCACCGGCAACAGCGTGAATGTGAGCCATCCGGCCGCGCTCGGCCTGATCATGGACTCGTTGCGCTACTGGGTCACCGAGATGCACGTCGACGGCTTCCGGTTCGACCTGGCCACCACCCTCACCCGCCAGGGCGGCGACGCCGAGCTGCACAGCGCCTTCCTCACCCTGATTCAGCAGGACCCGGTGCTCGCGCCGGTCAAGATGATCGCCGAGCCGTGGGACACCGCCGGCTACCAGGTCGGCGGCTTCCCGGCCGACTGGTCGGAGTGGAACGGCAAGTTCCGCGACGACGTGCGCGGCTTCTGGCACGGCAACGCGGCGCTGCTCAGCACCCTCTCGCAGCGGGTGCTCGGGAGCCCGGATGTATACGAAGCAGACCGGCGGTCACCGCTGTCCAGCGTGAACTTCATCACCGCCCACGACGGATTCACCCTCGCCGACCTCACCATGTACGACGAGAAGCACAACGAGGCCAACGGCGAAGACAACAACGACGGCGAGAGCGACAACCAGTCCACCAACAACGGCGTCGAGGGGCCCACCGACGATGCCGAGGTGAACGAGCGGCGCGACCGGATGCGCCGCAACCTCCTGGCCACCCTGCTGCTCTCCGCCGGCGTGCCGATGATCCTCGGCGGTGACGAGCTGGGCCGAAGCCAGGGCGGCAACAACAACGCCTACTGCCAAGACGACGAGATCTCCTGGTTCGACTGGGCGAACACCGACACCGACCTGCTGGCATTCACGCGCACCCTGCTCGAACTGCGCCGGGAGAACCCGGCGCTACGGCCCGCGTGGTTCCGGCAGGCACCCGACGCCGACGCGCAAGACACCGTGCGGGTGCTTCGAGCGGACGCCGCGGAATTCACCGCTACGGACTGGACCGACGACGACGCCCACGCCATCACCTTCGTGCTGGAGCATGCCGGGGAGGACGCCTTCGCCCTGCTGCTGAACGCGGCCGCCAACGGGGTGGAGTTCACCATCCCCGCCGCGCCGAATGCGGAGTGGGAGCTCGCAGCGTCCAGCGACCCGGGCCAGCAGGTGACGGCTCCCGTCTGCACCCTCATCGTGCGCGACGGATCGTTCACGCTGCTGCGCTCACGCGCTTAA
- a CDS encoding ATP-binding protein yields the protein MKRGHLRVLLGAAPGVGKTYSMLEEGRRLRGEGRDVIVAIVETHGRAATARMVEGLEVVPRAVVQHRGIELSELDLTGVLARHPDVALVDELAHTNAPGSAHTKRFQDVETLLAAGIDVISTVNIQHIESLNDVVQQITGVPQRETLPDAVLRGADQVEVIDLAPQALRDRLAEGNVYPAARIDAALSNYFRLGNLTALRELALLWLADEVDTALQSYRAEHGIQNKWEARERVVVALTGGPEGETLIRRGARIAARSAGGELFAAHVISQDGLATSHPGALAAQRALVEELGGSYHQVVGDDIPRSLVEFARASNATQLVIGVSRRNRLTAALSGPGIGSTITRESGDIDVHIVTHSAAGGAFALPRLGGSLTLGRRLAGFALALAGGPLLTWLLVTFRSEESITSDVLSYQLLVVIVALVGGAWPAVFAAVLSGLTLDYFLVQPLYTITVAEPLHLFALSLYLVNAILVSYVVDQAARRTRSARRAAAESELLATVAGSVLRGEDALQALVTRTREAFGLSRVRLLSGGEVLVEAGAADVSAAEVAGAAVKDAAVKDATAQPTTVPVGTRATLELTGPDLAASERRLLTVIASQIDAALEHSALAQTASAIGPLAEADRMRSALLAAVGHDLRRPLAAATTAISGLRATDIALTDSDRTELLATAGESLDTLASLVTNLLDVSRLQAGALAVALGPVDLADVVLPGLDELGLGPDTVELDLPAELTPVLADPGLLQRAVVNLLANAIRFSPAGTPARVAASRFADTVQLRIVDRGPGIPADRRDDVFVPFQRLGDTDNSTGLGLGLALSKGFVEGMGGTLEADDTPGGGLTMVISLPAVGPAASGERGEPAEPAEPADQTHPAPRSSDGAPA from the coding sequence ATGAAACGCGGTCATCTTCGCGTGCTGCTCGGCGCCGCACCCGGCGTGGGCAAGACCTACAGCATGCTCGAAGAAGGCCGCCGGCTGCGCGGCGAGGGCCGGGACGTGATCGTCGCGATCGTGGAAACCCATGGTCGCGCGGCCACTGCCCGCATGGTCGAGGGCCTCGAAGTTGTGCCGCGGGCAGTGGTGCAGCACCGTGGCATCGAGCTGTCCGAGCTGGACCTGACGGGAGTGCTCGCCCGACACCCCGATGTGGCCCTCGTCGACGAACTCGCACACACCAATGCCCCCGGCTCGGCGCACACCAAGCGTTTTCAGGACGTCGAGACACTGCTGGCCGCGGGCATCGACGTGATCTCGACAGTCAACATCCAGCACATCGAATCACTCAACGACGTGGTGCAGCAGATCACCGGTGTGCCCCAGCGCGAGACCCTGCCGGATGCCGTGCTGCGCGGGGCCGACCAAGTGGAGGTCATCGACCTGGCCCCCCAGGCTCTGCGCGACCGGCTCGCCGAGGGCAATGTGTACCCCGCGGCGCGCATCGACGCGGCGCTGTCGAACTACTTTCGGCTGGGCAACCTCACGGCGCTGCGTGAGCTCGCCCTGCTCTGGCTGGCCGACGAGGTCGATACCGCGTTGCAGAGTTACCGTGCCGAGCACGGCATCCAGAACAAATGGGAGGCCCGCGAACGCGTTGTCGTGGCGCTCACCGGCGGTCCGGAAGGGGAGACCCTGATTCGGCGCGGCGCCCGCATCGCAGCTCGCTCGGCCGGCGGTGAGCTTTTCGCCGCCCACGTGATCAGCCAGGACGGCCTGGCCACCTCGCACCCTGGCGCCCTTGCCGCGCAACGCGCACTGGTGGAGGAACTCGGCGGAAGCTACCACCAGGTGGTCGGCGACGACATCCCCCGGTCACTGGTGGAATTCGCCCGCGCCTCCAATGCGACCCAGCTGGTGATCGGCGTCAGCAGGCGCAACCGGCTCACCGCCGCCTTGTCGGGCCCGGGTATCGGCAGCACTATCACCCGCGAGTCCGGCGACATCGACGTGCACATCGTCACCCACTCCGCGGCCGGCGGCGCCTTCGCGCTTCCCCGGCTGGGCGGGTCCCTCACGCTGGGTCGCCGGCTCGCCGGTTTCGCCCTGGCCCTCGCCGGCGGTCCCCTGCTCACCTGGCTGCTCGTCACCTTTCGCAGCGAGGAGTCGATCACCAGCGATGTGCTCAGCTACCAGCTGCTTGTGGTCATCGTCGCTCTCGTCGGCGGGGCCTGGCCGGCGGTCTTCGCCGCCGTGTTGTCCGGGCTCACGCTCGACTACTTCCTGGTGCAGCCGCTCTACACGATCACCGTGGCCGAGCCATTGCACCTGTTCGCCCTCTCCCTCTACCTCGTCAACGCGATTCTGGTGAGCTATGTCGTGGACCAGGCTGCCCGGCGCACCCGGTCGGCCCGGCGGGCAGCGGCCGAATCCGAGTTGCTCGCCACCGTGGCCGGCAGTGTGTTGCGCGGCGAAGACGCCCTGCAGGCCCTGGTGACGCGCACGCGTGAAGCTTTCGGGCTGAGCCGGGTGCGGCTGCTCTCCGGCGGCGAGGTGCTGGTCGAGGCCGGTGCGGCGGATGTGAGTGCGGCTGAGGTGGCTGGTGCGGCTGTGAAGGATGCGGCTGTGAAGGATGCGACGGCGCAGCCCACAACCGTGCCCGTCGGTACGCGAGCCACCCTGGAGCTGACCGGACCGGACCTCGCGGCATCCGAACGGCGGTTGCTCACCGTGATCGCCAGCCAGATCGACGCGGCGCTCGAACACAGCGCCCTCGCGCAGACCGCCAGTGCGATCGGCCCGCTCGCCGAAGCCGACCGGATGCGCAGCGCCCTGCTCGCGGCCGTCGGCCACGACCTGCGCCGCCCGCTCGCCGCCGCGACCACGGCCATCAGCGGCCTGCGCGCCACCGATATCGCCCTCACCGACTCCGACCGCACCGAACTGCTGGCCACGGCCGGGGAGAGCCTGGACACCCTGGCGTCACTGGTGACGAACCTGCTCGACGTGAGCCGGCTGCAGGCCGGCGCGCTGGCCGTGGCGCTGGGCCCGGTGGATCTGGCCGACGTGGTGCTGCCCGGGCTCGACGAGCTGGGTCTGGGGCCGGACACCGTGGAACTCGACCTGCCCGCCGAGCTCACCCCGGTGCTCGCCGACCCGGGCCTGCTGCAGCGGGCGGTGGTGAACCTGCTGGCCAACGCCATCCGCTTCTCGCCGGCCGGAACACCGGCCAGGGTCGCCGCCAGCCGGTTCGCCGACACCGTGCAGCTGCGCATCGTGGACCGGGGCCCCGGCATCCCGGCCGACCGGCGAGACGACGTGTTCGTGCCGTTCCAACGGCTGGGCGACACCGACAACAGCACGGGACTCGGCCTGGGCCTGGCGCTGTCGAAGGGCTTCGTCGAGGGGATGGGCGGCACCCTCGAGGCCGACGACACCCCCGGCGGCGGCCTCACCATGGTGATCTCGCTGCCGGCGGTCGGGCCCGCGGCCTCCGGCGAGCGCGGCGAGCCTGCCGAGCCTGCCGAGCCTGCCGACCAGACGCACCCCGCACCCCGGAGCAGCGACGGAGCCCCCGCATGA